The sequence below is a genomic window from Vigna radiata var. radiata cultivar VC1973A unplaced genomic scaffold, Vradiata_ver6 scaffold_7, whole genome shotgun sequence.
aaggtaggatCACTTTTAACAAAATAAGGACCAAATGATACATTAAACCAATTTATTATATGTGACTTTCGTTCAAAATTCCTATAGATATCTCATGGgtttccatttatttttttcagataTAGAATTGAACAAGAacttgaaactaaaataaaacaaatttcgCCACCAACAATCATCTTTCCGCCGCACACAAGCCTTCAACTTGCAAACACAACTAGAGAAACACATAACCCTTATttgatttcaaaaaataaaaacaacgtGACACATAGTAATGAGGAAAGTTGGCATCACATGTGGGCTCCCATTTGCCACATCAAAGAAAACTTAACACCAttcaattttaaggactaaacataagagtttcaaaactaAAAGGACTAAAATGAACAAATCTTTCGAGAAAGGACTAAATTCAAAATCGTTTGATagtttaaaactaaaaacatatttaacgcttatacataaagataaaaaaaaataaaattgatgtctTCACAAGTTAAAATTAAGTTAGAAGCTATTTCGTACCCAAATTTGACTTTTAACTTAGAAGTACTTATGATTCATCTCTTATAAATAATGACATTTATTTCGAAAATGCCAAGAATCAAGAAACATATCATCATAAAATAACATTGTTGTCAGGTGTTctgcatttgaaaaaaaaaatacaccgTTCATTCGTGAGTTTCCTTGCTATTTCATCTTTGTTCATGTATCCGACAGAAGAATTTATTGTGGTTAATAAGACAGAGAAAGGAAAGTAGAATGCACGAGTCATGCACGCGTGCAAAAATGGAATTAGACAATTGGAAGAGAATGGAGTATTACACAACACAAAAGTTGACAAAATAGTACACTCTGATCCATGATTATATCTAGTAACCTGTACATGTTCTTGGCTTGCCATATATTCATCCCACAAActgtaaaaacaaaaattgaaagcaaaaagaagttTCTTCAATCAGATTTACGTTTTGAGGCTGTGTTATCTTCTTTTGCAGGCTGCACCAGCAATTTGAATGTCCACACTGCTAAAATAGTTGCCTCTATGGGAGCAAGCCAGTATACAAAGAAGTGCTCCTTTGTTATGTGATCCCCACGAGCATAAGCCCATCCCATCACCTGAAAAAGTCAAACCAAGGTTACTTAGCAAGAAAACAACAAAGGTTTCTTCTATGGTTCACAAGACCAAAGTTTTCTGATGACAGAAAATTCGGATACAGCAGTACTTACTGATGCAGGGTTCATACAACCACCAGTCAGGTCAGAACCAAGAATATGAAGTGTTAATTTGGAGAGGCTGGAAAtccaagtcttcatgaagaaaTTTTCACGAATTTTTGTGGCAAGTCCAAGTGAAATGGTTACAATTGCAAAGGTTAGTAATCCTTCTGTGAGTGCACCCTGATGAATGTCAACGTTCAAACGTGGTCCCTGTCCCACTTCAGGAATGGTATCAATAAGAAATTTAACGCCAACAATACTTCCAACCACCTGGAGAGATTGAAAAACATGCACATTTCAATGATAATATTCAACATAAGATGAGTTTTGAGACAATCACGACTATGGTTGAGATGTATAACGGAAAACAAGCAACAGCAGGAAAGTGATTAACTAAGTTGCTTTCTAGCACAGCCAACAAGAATCAGATACGTAAttaatttcatgaaattaaGGATCCATGGATCGGAAGGTATTCCCACAAGGTAATTCTACAATCTACAATGTTGGAGTTTAGGTATAAACATGAatctaaattttgaattttacctACTTCAAACGTGAATGCATCAATGACAATACAACGAATAACTTATGAAAATAGTTTGGCAATGAATCAAGGTCAGTATGTCATTAATCAACACAACAAGAAAAGTGTTTTGCGGTCCAAACATGAGAAAAGCACGAATTTTGAATCTTCAGAGCAAATTCCAAAGGAATCCTATGGCGGCTTCAAAATCTTAACTAACTATCCATAATGTAGTTAAGCCATCTTCTGCACATTGAGAATATCAAGATATCCGAATAATATCTAAAATGTTCCACCCATCACGTGATTATTAAGTTGATGATTACCAGTGCAAGCAAACCCTAAACGAAAAATGCTAAAAAATGTTCATCTAACCCAACTATACTTCTGAAGTTTTCAATCGAGGCAACAAGAGCAAAATCGAACACGATTAACCAGCAATAGCATGACATTCAACCATAGTCAATCTCAGTCAAAAGATGGCAAAAAAGGTCAACTTAATAGCATGACATTCAACCCTAGTCAATCTCAGTCAAAAGAGGGCAAAAAAGGTCAACTTTCACATACGTCCCAATGCTAATTCGTCACAACGAAAGTTTCTGACAGACCCACAAATAAAGTTCCATTTCCACCAATTTTCTTCGCATCTCCAATCCAagccatttaattaaaaaaccgGGGTAGCGCCagatcaaaaagaaaaagaaaacgaaagacCCAAAACGAAAAGGGTATTCATTTGTTCATAACAGAAGAAAAGCAGAACCTGTGCGGGGATTCTAGCGCCAACGCAGTAGAGGAAGTAGTTAAAATTCCCAGAGATAGAATCAGCCAAAACGGTGAGGGGGTTGTAGGCGCCGCCACGCGTAATCTTGACAAGGAAGGCGAAGAAGAACATGTTGGCGACGGAGAAGGAGGTTTTGATAACCTCACCAAGGGGTGAGTGACCGAAGCCAAGATGTTGGAAGACGATGACGCGAACAAGAACACCGGAGCATACCCACATGAAAGACAGAACGAAATCTGCAAGCAGAAGGCTGATTCGTCCCATCTTGAAAGATTACAGAATGAACAACTGTGTTCAACTACATGGCCATGaatcttccttcttctcttgtTTATGGAAGGGACAAAGGAATCGCATTCCGAAATAGTAAATTCAAGATGGCCACTTGTGTTTTAgcacattttataaattaatgtttttgttttttttaacattatggTTGCAGTTTTCttggagaaaatatttttctgatgACATTCTTGCGTAAATTAGGTTCAAttgcttctttttctatttatgagatgttatttttaggtttaatattttcattttattcaatatcttctttcaagttttttaatatttatttcagttAAAAGGAGTCAATTGTTAGATTACcatttataagtatttataaGTTGATCATGTCAATAATATGTGGTTTttcaacctttttcttattagtCATCGTAtctccaaaaaaatataaaggatgAGCATATACGAGTTGGAAAAGTATTGAGTTACTATATATGGTAAGCTTTTAAATGGTGTTTAAtgttaataaacataataaactatattattttttgaataagttaaattaaattgagaaaaaaagttaaaaatactttgaataaattttttaaatattagaataaaagatctattaaaaaatcaatcataagaaatattattttcaaactttcttaatCTTTTATAATCAATGTGATAGTTATGAGTTATAAGAGATAAAGGGAGTAGTAATAGAATTATATTCCTATATCCTTACAAGAAAAAAGTTACATTTACTCGTTTAATCATTCTAAGTTAATACTAATTTCAAGTTGTTTTATAACTACCTtatataagaaatacaatataaaaCTCTATCATAAGAAAACCCTCCTAAGAACATTAGTCAtgaacaatataaaaaagaaaaaagtataaaaaaagttCACTTAAACAAATGTTAGATTAAAgtaataagaaaagaaagaatgatgATCTTTAACGTTAAATTCACCAACTTATGAATTCAATTGCATGGTTGTCGTGGAAAAactccaaaaatatatttttagaatgaaGAAATCCCACTAAAGAATGTTAAAGATTTCATCATTGTCATATGTATTAAAATAGAGTGAGAACATAATTTTACAAGTTTCATCGTTTTAGTtaacaaaaaattgttttaaccaATTAAAGTAAAACTTTCTACGAGATATTAATTTCTTAACTAAATGTTAATCAGATAAAAATTAGCTAAAATTTATTGATCGTCCatctataataattatatattataggaatgctttaataaataatgagaTGAGAtcgttattatttataaatgttttaaaatctttttttatttctatttttgtagtttttttaaaagtgattattGATATTTTCGAGTCTTTAAAGTggtcttaattttttatttttgttcaatttgatttttttctctgTCTAAATCCTTAATAACACAATGTTTACATGAGCAATGTCTGAATGatatgtttcattttttctcACGTGACTCATCACGTCATCTTATTTTCTTCCCAACCCATCTAGAAACCTTAGGCAGTTGGTCTCCTCTATACTGACACACCACCATTAATTACCGCAAATCAAAGTCTCTTCAACCATCTATTCGAGCCGTCAATTTGCACGTATCAAAACCCCAAAACAAAGCCCTAATCGCACCACCAAAAATCATTACAAAGTCACCATGTCTTTAGTCACCATCAGACCTCTCTCAGCTGCTGTTGGTGGAGCTAAGACAAGCCAAAGAGTCGCATGTTGAATTTTATACAAGAGTCGCAAATAAAAGTACACTCAAACAATTGATGATGTTCTTTTAGAAGTTTTTGCAGACTTCGAATTCTTATCATGAGAGTGGTCACATAACAAATGAAACACGTCATTTACTAATTGTACATATAAATATTGTACCATTAACAatttggtttaaaccctttagtcAATCCTATTTTTGGTGTGCTTTTCCAATTTCATCCCCTTCttattaaaactcccaattAAGTCTTCATAAgagttaatttcaatcaatttagcCTTTTccattaaatttagttaacacAGTAAAGTTTTTATACAGCAAGGAGGATGAGCTGTTCATTTAGTTTTGAAACTTGGCAAAGATTAGTGATGAAACGtgacattatttaaaatttaaggtaattttgaaatctgatttaaagatttaaagttaaacgaaattttcaaataaaaatctgAGAGGAGAATATATTGGAAGCTTGTGCGAAATCATTAGCAGAGAGGATATAAATGTGAGGGATATAAATATAAGGATCTAAACATTCAAgatttcttctcctttttgttAATGTTGATTCGTGAATGCCGGAAGCCAATAGCCATGAGAACTTTTAAGCACACCAGTAATTTGTTGTTTACGTGGACAGGAAAAGATGTTGAATAGGTGCAATGTGCTCTTGTGAAGGTATTGATTGCATCAGGTGCATGTACTGAGTCCAAATGGATGACAAGGCGTGCTCTGAAAGGTGCAGTGTGCAGGGGTGTTTCATCTCTAGAGCTTCTTGACTACTGTCTTAAGCACTTCCCTGGGAAATTAGCAGCCAATGGGATGGTAGTTTGTTCACGATGTAATCCCGTTTCCTGTGTAATCGAGTTCAGGTGAGATTGAAGAagacattgcacacgtgtcaattttgataccaattttttgacatcattttgacaccaattttgtccaaccacgttttgacacgtgtacagtgtcaaaatagtgtcaaaaattggtgttaaaatatcattttccttttgtcAATTACATCGATGCACTCTCTTCTCATATTTTTACTCGAAATTGAATcccaaaatcaatttcatttaattttaaatccttaaatcaaatttcagaattaccttattttaaattattaaattttaaataatgtcaCGTTTCATCActaaaaagattacattgacaGAAATGAACAATTCATCTTTCTTATTGTATAAAACTTCACGatgttaactaaatttaacagaAAGTgctaaattgattgaaattagctcTTATGAAGATCCAATTggaagttttaataaaaagaag
It includes:
- the LOC106753675 gene encoding probable aquaporin SIP2-1; this encodes MGRISLLLADFVLSFMWVCSGVLVRVIVFQHLGFGHSPLGEVIKTSFSVANMFFFAFLVKITRGGAYNPLTVLADSISGNFNYFLYCVGARIPAQVVGSIVGVKFLIDTIPEVGQGPRLNVDIHQGALTEGLLTFAIVTISLGLATKIRENFFMKTWISSLSKLTLHILGSDLTGGCMNPASVMGWAYARGDHITKEHFFVYWLAPIEATILAVWTFKLLVQPAKEDNTASKRKSD